A genomic segment from uncultured Marinifilum sp. encodes:
- the fucP gene encoding L-fucose:H+ symporter permease, with product METKKKVISREYLIPFILITSCFALWGFANDITNPMVEAFSRIFNMGASGGTWVQVVFYGGYGAMAFPAALFIRKYSYKSGILLGLGLYATGGLLFMPAAAIGMYYPFLIAYFVMTCGLSFLETSANPYILSMGDSETATLRLNFAQAFNPMGSLTGMFVATTLIQAKLDVRDAAQRAQLSAADFEAVKAHDLGILSTPYIYISLVIIAVFVIIALMKMPKSEDADRSMNLFGTLKKLFAIPKYREGVIAQLFYVGAQIMCWTFIVQYGQRIFMRDGLTPDHLQSGWLSIMNSMGFLSQDAANSIMSGEATNGLAAGYAAHVAQLYNILAMGFFLIARFVCTYLLKYINSGRLLQYLAIGGITLATGTIFLQGIEGLYCLIGISACMSLMFPTIYGIALEGMGDDAKFGAAGLIMSIVGGTFLPKIQAAIIDMDTVFSLPAVNVSFILPLICFVLIAIFGFRTVKYHTN from the coding sequence ATGGAAACCAAGAAAAAAGTAATTTCGAGAGAATATCTAATTCCATTTATTCTTATTACCAGTTGTTTTGCTTTATGGGGATTTGCTAATGATATTACAAACCCAATGGTAGAAGCATTCTCACGTATTTTTAATATGGGAGCAAGTGGAGGAACCTGGGTACAGGTTGTTTTTTATGGTGGATATGGTGCAATGGCTTTTCCCGCCGCTTTATTTATTCGCAAATATTCTTATAAATCTGGTATTCTTTTGGGTTTAGGATTGTATGCAACGGGTGGATTATTATTCATGCCAGCCGCGGCAATTGGAATGTATTATCCATTTTTAATTGCATATTTTGTAATGACATGCGGTTTATCATTCCTAGAAACAAGTGCCAATCCGTATATTCTTTCAATGGGCGATTCGGAAACAGCAACCCTACGATTAAATTTTGCTCAGGCCTTTAATCCTATGGGTTCGCTTACAGGTATGTTTGTGGCTACTACTCTTATTCAGGCAAAATTAGACGTTAGAGATGCGGCCCAACGTGCTCAGCTTTCTGCAGCCGATTTCGAAGCTGTTAAAGCTCACGATTTGGGAATTCTTAGTACACCATATATTTATATTAGTTTGGTGATTATTGCAGTTTTTGTAATTATTGCTCTTATGAAAATGCCTAAAAGCGAAGATGCTGATCGCAGCATGAACTTATTTGGGACTCTTAAAAAGTTATTTGCTATTCCTAAATACAGAGAAGGTGTTATTGCACAGTTGTTTTATGTAGGTGCTCAGATTATGTGTTGGACATTTATTGTTCAGTATGGTCAAAGAATTTTTATGCGCGACGGATTAACTCCAGATCATTTACAAAGTGGATGGTTAAGTATTATGAACAGTATGGGATTCCTTTCTCAGGATGCTGCCAATAGCATTATGTCGGGTGAAGCAACAAATGGTTTGGCTGCTGGTTATGCTGCTCATGTTGCTCAGTTGTACAATATCTTAGCAATGGGATTCTTTTTAATAGCTCGTTTTGTTTGTACTTATCTGTTAAAGTATATCAACTCAGGAAGATTATTGCAATACCTAGCCATTGGAGGAATTACCCTGGCTACAGGAACAATTTTCTTACAAGGAATCGAAGGTTTATATTGTCTGATAGGAATTTCGGCTTGTATGTCTTTAATGTTCCCAACCATTTATGGTATTGCACTGGAAGGAATGGGCGATGATGCAAAATTCGGTGCAGCCGGATTAATCATGTCAATTGTTGGTGGTACATTTTTACCTAAAATTCAGGCTGCAATTATCGATATGGATACTGTATTTTCATTGCCTGCAGTAAATGTATCATTCATATTGCCTTTAATCTGTTTTGTTTTAATTGCAATATTTGGTTTTAGAACTGTAAAGTATCATACTAATTAA
- a CDS encoding cysteine hydrolase family protein, with the protein MKLSKNTALLLIDLQKGFNDIAYWGGGRNNPQAEENAAKILDVWRKKEMQVFHVQHCSRTKGSPLEPSHPGNEFLELTSPVVGEQIIKKNVNSAFIGTDLKERLDKAGIKSLVIVGLTTDHCISTACRMAGNFGYETYLIADATATFDKIGIKGERFSAQLIHDTALASLHDEFARVVNTNDLIEFL; encoded by the coding sequence ATGAAATTATCGAAAAATACAGCTTTACTTTTAATCGACCTTCAAAAAGGATTTAATGATATTGCATATTGGGGTGGAGGTAGAAATAACCCACAGGCAGAGGAGAATGCAGCAAAGATTCTGGATGTTTGGAGAAAGAAAGAAATGCAGGTGTTTCATGTTCAACATTGCTCAAGAACAAAAGGATCGCCTTTGGAACCTAGTCATCCAGGTAATGAGTTTCTGGAATTGACTAGTCCAGTTGTTGGAGAACAAATCATTAAAAAAAATGTGAATTCGGCTTTTATTGGAACCGATTTAAAAGAAAGGCTTGATAAAGCAGGTATTAAAAGCCTGGTAATTGTTGGATTAACAACCGATCATTGTATTTCTACCGCCTGTAGAATGGCAGGGAATTTTGGATACGAAACTTATCTAATTGCGGATGCTACAGCTACTTTCGATAAAATTGGAATAAAAGGTGAGAGATTTTCAGCTCAATTAATTCATGATACAGCATTGGCCAGTTTGCACGATGAATTTGCTCGGGTTGTAAATACAAATGACTTAATAGAATTTTTATAG
- a CDS encoding LacI family DNA-binding transcriptional regulator, protein MKTKVTIKDIAKEIQVHHTTVSRALRGDSRISESTKQQVLDCAQKMGYEPNQNALNLRNRTINTIAIIIPNISHEIFARFVSLITDLASKEGFTVSIFQTKESYELEQEIVQTLIRNRVGGVIASISINTKKGTHFNRLIDYGIPLVFFDRYCKDVNAPKVEVNNYGGAVRAVNYLRNRGFSKIAHITGNPDINVFGERNKGYEDTLSALNLSFHRSLQLKKEFEEKDGVSLLQQLWEEDEKPDALLIDSFIITAGILKECKRLGIRIPQDLGLLSISNERFCDLVEPTQSVLVQPIKDLAETSFQILMAKIKSEENTNKANSIVFDFSLIERDSS, encoded by the coding sequence ATGAAAACAAAAGTAACCATAAAGGACATTGCTAAGGAAATTCAGGTTCACCATACTACGGTATCGCGTGCTTTGCGTGGCGACAGTAGAATTAGTGAATCTACCAAGCAACAGGTTTTGGATTGTGCACAAAAAATGGGTTATGAACCCAATCAAAATGCCTTAAACCTGCGTAATCGTACCATCAATACCATTGCAATTATAATTCCTAATATTAGTCATGAAATTTTTGCGCGCTTTGTTAGCTTAATAACCGATTTGGCAAGTAAGGAAGGCTTTACGGTTTCTATTTTTCAAACCAAAGAGAGTTATGAACTAGAGCAGGAAATTGTACAGACTTTAATTCGCAACAGAGTAGGAGGTGTTATTGCATCAATATCAATAAATACTAAAAAGGGTACTCACTTTAATCGATTAATAGATTATGGAATTCCTTTGGTGTTTTTCGATCGTTATTGTAAAGATGTTAATGCTCCTAAAGTAGAAGTAAATAATTACGGAGGAGCTGTTCGGGCAGTAAATTATTTAAGAAACAGAGGTTTTTCTAAAATTGCCCATATTACCGGTAATCCAGATATAAATGTGTTTGGAGAAAGAAATAAAGGATATGAAGATACATTATCAGCCTTAAATCTTTCTTTTCACAGAAGTTTACAACTAAAAAAAGAATTTGAAGAGAAAGATGGAGTTTCTCTTTTGCAACAACTTTGGGAAGAGGATGAAAAGCCTGATGCACTATTGATTGATTCCTTTATCATTACAGCTGGAATCTTAAAGGAGTGTAAGCGTTTAGGAATTAGGATTCCACAGGATTTAGGATTACTAAGCATTTCGAACGAACGATTTTGCGATTTGGTAGAACCAACACAATCGGTTTTGGTACAACCCATAAAAGATTTAGCCGAAACATCATTTCAAATTCTTATGGCTAAAATAAAATCGGAAGAAAATACAAATAAAGCAAACTCGATAGTATTTGATTTCTCTTTAATTGAAAGAGATTCATCATAA
- a CDS encoding L-rhamnose mutarotase encodes MEIKRFCKALTLKNDAELIKKYKEVHAPGAAWPEITQGMKDVGILDMEIYLLKNQLFMIMDTVADFDHDKAMQELATKPRQSEWEEYVSQFQNSSSSASADEKWQLMEKIYKMGE; translated from the coding sequence ATGGAGATTAAAAGATTTTGTAAAGCTCTTACATTAAAAAATGATGCAGAGCTGATAAAAAAATATAAAGAAGTGCACGCGCCAGGTGCAGCGTGGCCAGAGATTACCCAAGGCATGAAAGATGTTGGAATTTTGGATATGGAAATATATCTACTTAAAAACCAATTGTTCATGATTATGGATACTGTTGCTGATTTTGATCACGACAAAGCCATGCAGGAACTAGCCACTAAGCCAAGACAGTCGGAGTGGGAAGAATATGTTTCACAGTTCCAGAATAGCTCTAGTTCGGCTAGTGCCGATGAAAAATGGCAGTTAATGGAGAAAATCTATAAAATGGGAGAATAG
- a CDS encoding TenA family protein has product MKAVGPFTQKLWETANPVYQQIISCQFVSELAAGTLSKNCFAHYLTQDVLYLKKDADALGNLSKLASCNEDRLFFEKLQNDGLEVEQIVREEYLTYYKLKEATNQSPAFADYSDFLILHSRESTYEVACAALLPCFWIYGAVGNSISAKNVANNPYQKFIDTYSSDVYEFYIRRFIEIVEKNSVFSGNKNKMIEAFVLSTQHELNVFQESMLLKNQES; this is encoded by the coding sequence ATGAAAGCAGTAGGACCATTTACTCAAAAACTTTGGGAAACAGCAAATCCTGTTTATCAGCAAATAATATCTTGCCAATTTGTTTCTGAATTGGCGGCAGGAACTTTATCCAAAAATTGTTTTGCTCATTATTTAACTCAGGATGTTCTGTATCTGAAAAAAGATGCTGATGCTCTTGGAAACTTGAGTAAACTGGCAAGTTGTAATGAGGATAGATTATTTTTTGAGAAGTTGCAAAATGATGGTTTGGAAGTGGAGCAAATCGTTAGAGAAGAGTATCTTACCTATTATAAATTGAAAGAAGCTACTAATCAGTCACCAGCTTTCGCCGATTATTCTGATTTTTTGATCTTGCATTCCAGAGAATCTACTTACGAAGTGGCCTGCGCAGCTTTACTTCCTTGTTTTTGGATTTATGGCGCAGTTGGCAATAGTATTTCTGCTAAAAATGTAGCCAATAATCCGTATCAAAAGTTTATTGATACCTATTCTAGTGATGTCTACGAATTTTACATCCGAAGATTTATTGAGATAGTTGAGAAGAATTCTGTATTTTCAGGCAATAAAAATAAAATGATCGAAGCATTTGTTTTATCTACACAACATGAATTGAATGTGTTTCAGGAATCAATGCTATTAAAAAATCAGGAATCATGA
- a CDS encoding methyltransferase domain-containing protein, with amino-acid sequence MSSKFNQYASDYDSWFLENENVLYSEVKLVAHFLENAGEVFSVGCGSGLFETILNEEFNISIKNGIEPSESMAAIARKRGLNVNITTAEEMELGKEKYDSILFNGTPSYITDLQKAFNKAYEALRTGGKLVVIDVPKESSYGVLYNLAKALGTWDHELLGGVQPRNPYPIELVKLAKWRTTAEKIEMIENAKFSDLQFAQTLTKHPLYSNSLAEEPVEGYDCGDYVAICAIKK; translated from the coding sequence ATGAGTTCTAAATTTAATCAGTATGCCTCGGATTATGATTCGTGGTTTCTTGAAAATGAAAATGTTCTTTACTCAGAGGTAAAATTAGTAGCACACTTTTTGGAAAATGCAGGTGAGGTTTTTTCGGTAGGTTGCGGTAGTGGCTTATTCGAGACCATTTTGAATGAGGAATTTAATATTTCGATAAAAAATGGAATAGAACCATCGGAAAGTATGGCTGCCATTGCCCGCAAAAGAGGTTTGAATGTAAATATTACTACGGCCGAAGAAATGGAGCTGGGTAAAGAGAAATACGATAGCATTCTTTTTAATGGAACACCGAGTTATATTACCGATTTACAGAAAGCTTTCAATAAAGCCTATGAAGCACTGCGAACAGGAGGAAAGCTTGTTGTAATAGATGTGCCCAAAGAAAGTTCGTATGGAGTACTTTATAATTTGGCAAAAGCTTTAGGAACATGGGATCATGAGTTACTTGGAGGTGTTCAGCCACGTAATCCGTATCCGATAGAATTGGTAAAGTTAGCCAAATGGAGGACTACTGCCGAAAAAATTGAGATGATTGAAAATGCTAAGTTTAGTGATTTACAGTTTGCTCAGACTTTAACCAAACACCCTTTGTATTCGAATTCGCTTGCCGAAGAACCTGTTGAAGGTTACGACTGTGGCGATTATGTAGCAATTTGTGCAATTAAAAAATAG
- a CDS encoding amidohydrolase family protein — protein MAFKIDCHQHFWKYSKEEYGWIDESMKVIKCDHLPEDLQKVQEPLQFNGSVAVQARQTLEETRWLLELADNSKLVKGVVGWLDLRSEKIEEQLMEFASHPKLVGIRHVIQDEPDDAFILGEDFKRGISYLEKHNLVYDILIFAKHLPNTVQFVKQFPNQVFVLNHIAKPDIKGGEITLWEQGIRDLAKFPNVHCKLSGMVTEADWKNWTAEDLKPYLDVVFDAFGPERLMIGSDWPVCKLAGNYHKVMNIVIKYIENLNKEEQEAVLGENAINVYGLKM, from the coding sequence ATGGCTTTTAAAATAGATTGTCATCAGCATTTTTGGAAATACAGCAAGGAAGAGTACGGCTGGATAGATGAGAGCATGAAAGTAATTAAATGTGATCATCTTCCGGAAGATTTGCAAAAAGTGCAAGAGCCACTTCAATTTAACGGATCTGTTGCTGTTCAGGCCAGACAAACTCTTGAGGAAACTCGATGGTTATTGGAATTGGCCGATAACAGCAAGCTAGTAAAAGGAGTTGTTGGCTGGCTCGATTTGCGATCAGAGAAAATTGAAGAGCAATTAATGGAATTTGCTTCTCATCCAAAATTGGTGGGGATACGTCATGTAATACAAGATGAACCCGATGATGCTTTTATTTTGGGTGAAGATTTTAAACGGGGTATTTCTTATTTAGAGAAACACAATTTGGTGTATGATATTCTGATTTTTGCTAAACATTTGCCAAATACAGTGCAATTTGTAAAACAATTTCCCAATCAGGTGTTTGTATTAAATCATATTGCCAAACCTGATATTAAAGGGGGTGAAATTACTCTATGGGAGCAAGGTATTCGTGATTTGGCAAAGTTTCCGAATGTGCATTGTAAACTTTCGGGTATGGTGACTGAAGCAGACTGGAAAAATTGGACTGCCGAAGATTTAAAACCTTATTTAGATGTGGTTTTCGATGCTTTTGGACCAGAAAGGTTAATGATAGGTTCCGATTGGCCGGTTTGCAAACTGGCAGGTAATTACCATAAGGTTATGAATATCGTAATTAAATACATCGAAAATCTTAATAAAGAAGAGCAGGAAGCCGTATTAGGTGAAAATGCCATAAATGTTTATGGTTTAAAAATGTAA
- the thiM gene encoding hydroxyethylthiazole kinase, translating to MINPKEIIENVNQIREKSPLIHNITNYVVMNNTANALLAIGASPVMAHAINEVEDMASIASSLVLNMGTLSENWLEAMIIAGLKAQERKIPIVFDPVGVGATPYRTESAHKLIKICSPNIIRGNASEIMALGTQEMCTKGVDSTVSASSAIDSAKLLAKKLKCVIVVSGEVDYITDGDKLESVKFGTSMMEKVTGMGCTATAIIGAFATCNKNLLQAATNAMLLMGIAGELATAKSEGPGSMQMHFLDCLYNLSELEVEHAICKLL from the coding sequence ATGATAAACCCAAAAGAAATTATTGAGAATGTGAATCAAATTAGAGAAAAATCTCCTTTGATTCATAATATTACCAATTATGTTGTAATGAATAATACAGCAAATGCATTATTGGCAATTGGTGCTTCGCCTGTAATGGCGCATGCTATAAACGAAGTAGAAGATATGGCTTCAATTGCTTCTTCTTTGGTGTTAAACATGGGAACTTTATCGGAAAATTGGCTTGAGGCAATGATTATAGCCGGTTTAAAAGCTCAGGAAAGAAAAATTCCTATTGTTTTTGATCCAGTAGGAGTAGGAGCAACTCCTTATCGAACCGAATCGGCACATAAATTAATAAAAATCTGCAGTCCAAATATCATAAGAGGAAATGCCTCGGAAATTATGGCTCTTGGAACTCAGGAAATGTGCACAAAAGGAGTCGATAGTACTGTATCTGCAAGCTCTGCTATCGATTCGGCAAAGCTTTTAGCAAAGAAACTTAAATGTGTGATTGTTGTTAGCGGCGAAGTAGATTATATTACCGATGGCGACAAACTTGAATCTGTTAAGTTTGGAACATCTATGATGGAAAAAGTTACAGGCATGGGATGTACTGCCACAGCTATTATTGGAGCATTTGCAACTTGCAATAAAAATTTGTTGCAAGCTGCCACCAATGCTATGCTGCTTATGGGAATTGCCGGAGAACTGGCAACGGCTAAATCGGAAGGTCCTGGGAGTATGCAAATGCACTTTTTGGATTGTCTTTATAATTTATCAGAACTGGAAGTAGAGCATGCAATTTGTAAATTATTATGA
- the thiD gene encoding bifunctional hydroxymethylpyrimidine kinase/phosphomethylpyrimidine kinase, which translates to MKKYNRVLSIAGSDSGGGAGIQADIKAISACKCYASTAITAITVQNTLGVTNVHPVPNEILQEQIEAVLADIGADAIKIGMLHSSETIHAVCRALDQYKIENIVLDPVMVATSGDTLLLEEAIVTLKQVLIPKVRVITPNIPEAQILLNKKIESQSDLIPRAKELAELFQVSVLLKAGHLRDNQLTDIFYDFESKEIVEMKSDRLQTLNTHGTGCTLSSAFAAFLARGFELQEAAKLAKDYISDAIRAGADYEIGKGHGPVNHFYEYWKA; encoded by the coding sequence ATGAAAAAATACAATAGAGTGTTAAGTATTGCCGGAAGTGATTCTGGTGGAGGAGCAGGTATTCAGGCCGATATTAAAGCAATTTCGGCATGTAAATGTTATGCAAGTACAGCGATTACAGCCATAACAGTTCAAAATACTTTGGGTGTGACTAATGTGCATCCTGTGCCCAATGAAATTTTACAGGAACAAATTGAAGCGGTACTTGCCGATATTGGAGCAGATGCCATTAAAATAGGAATGTTGCATTCTTCGGAAACCATTCATGCAGTTTGCAGAGCTTTGGATCAATATAAAATAGAGAATATTGTGTTAGACCCTGTAATGGTTGCCACATCAGGCGATACCTTATTGTTGGAAGAAGCAATTGTTACGCTTAAGCAAGTTTTGATACCTAAAGTTCGGGTGATTACTCCAAATATTCCTGAAGCTCAGATTTTATTGAACAAAAAGATTGAATCTCAATCTGATTTAATTCCCAGGGCAAAAGAATTAGCCGAACTATTTCAGGTATCTGTTTTATTAAAAGCAGGACATTTGAGAGATAATCAGTTAACTGATATCTTTTACGATTTTGAAAGCAAGGAAATTGTAGAAATGAAATCGGATAGATTACAAACGCTTAATACACATGGTACGGGTTGTACTTTATCTTCGGCATTTGCAGCATTTTTAGCTCGTGGTTTTGAGCTGCAAGAAGCAGCTAAATTGGCAAAAGATTATATCAGCGATGCCATTCGTGCTGGTGCAGATTATGAGATTGGTAAAGGACATGGACCCGTAAATCATTTTTACGAATATTGGAAGGCATGA
- the tenA gene encoding thiaminase II yields MNWSDKAWCRIESIYEQIVELSFLKELMEGSLEREKFIFYLKQDSLYLAEFGKVLAGIALKLDNAVQREAFLSFAGDTMAVEQALHQIYLKESKPNIKISPSCLLYTSYIHKQLAVASVEETAAAVLPCFWVYKKVGDFILANQKKGENQYQNWIDTYGGEEFAQAVEKAIAICNNLAKNTTVEKQEKMLEACEMATKMEWMFWNSAYQLEKWPIE; encoded by the coding sequence ATGAATTGGTCGGATAAAGCCTGGTGCAGAATAGAAAGTATTTACGAACAAATTGTAGAGCTATCTTTTCTGAAAGAGTTGATGGAGGGAAGTTTGGAACGAGAGAAATTTATTTTCTATTTAAAGCAAGATTCTTTGTATTTGGCTGAGTTTGGTAAAGTACTAGCAGGTATTGCTCTAAAACTCGATAATGCAGTGCAAAGAGAAGCATTCCTTTCTTTTGCTGGCGATACAATGGCTGTGGAACAAGCATTGCATCAGATTTATTTAAAAGAAAGTAAGCCTAATATCAAAATTTCTCCTTCCTGTTTGTTGTATACTTCTTATATTCACAAACAGTTGGCTGTTGCATCGGTAGAGGAAACAGCAGCTGCAGTGTTACCCTGTTTTTGGGTTTATAAAAAAGTTGGCGATTTTATTCTTGCCAATCAAAAGAAAGGAGAAAATCAGTATCAGAACTGGATTGATACCTATGGAGGAGAAGAGTTTGCTCAAGCTGTGGAAAAAGCCATTGCTATTTGTAACAATTTGGCCAAGAATACAACTGTAGAGAAACAAGAAAAAATGTTGGAAGCATGCGAAATGGCTACTAAAATGGAGTGGATGTTTTGGAATAGTGCTTACCAGTTAGAGAAGTGGCCAATAGAATAA
- the thiE gene encoding thiamine phosphate synthase, with the protein MIRQDLKLYLVTDREFANGRSLEDIVEAAVKGGVSMVQIREKDSSTKDFYELALSVKQILKAYNVPLIINDRLDIALAVDADGLHIGQRDLPYRKAREIFGPDKIIGLSVENIEQAVEANKLDVDYIGLSPVFSTQTKNDIAKPLDLEGVNKIALFTKHPTVAIGGINSENTADIIKAGANGIAVVSAIICRDNPEKSASELRTIVDEAVKTKSN; encoded by the coding sequence ATGATAAGACAAGATCTAAAATTATACCTGGTAACAGACAGAGAGTTTGCTAATGGCAGATCACTTGAGGATATTGTTGAGGCTGCAGTGAAAGGCGGTGTTAGTATGGTTCAAATTCGTGAAAAAGATTCTTCAACCAAAGATTTTTATGAATTGGCTTTATCCGTAAAGCAAATTTTGAAAGCTTACAATGTACCTTTAATTATAAACGATAGGTTAGATATTGCTTTGGCGGTTGATGCCGATGGTTTGCATATTGGGCAAAGGGATTTGCCCTATCGAAAGGCGCGCGAGATATTTGGTCCTGATAAAATTATAGGTTTATCGGTAGAAAATATTGAACAGGCAGTAGAGGCTAATAAGCTGGATGTGGATTACATTGGTTTGTCGCCTGTATTTTCAACGCAAACAAAAAATGATATTGCCAAACCATTAGATTTGGAAGGTGTGAATAAGATCGCATTGTTTACAAAGCATCCAACAGTTGCCATTGGTGGTATTAATAGCGAAAATACAGCTGATATTATTAAGGCTGGAGCAAATGGAATTGCTGTTGTGTCTGCCATAATTTGTAGAGATAATCCCGAAAAATCGGCTTCAGAATTGCGTACAATTGTTGATGAAGCAGTAAAAACTAAATCGAATTAA
- a CDS encoding aldo/keto reductase, whose product MEKRKLGKTDMELSTLSFGASSLGGVFHDIDQSEAVRTVHEAVDNGMNFIDVSPYYGYTKAETVLGKALKTMDRSSYYLSTKVGRFGLNNENHWDYSAKRTMESIDESLTRMNVDYVDILNVHDVEFSDVNQVINETLPTLQKIVEQGKARYVGITGLPLELLQKVIKQVGPGVVDSILSFCHYSINDDALLDYVPFFKENNVGVINASPLSMGLLSHRGAPAWHPAPQELLDACKKAADFCESKGERIEKLAIQYSIAHPDITTTLVSSAKPKNILENIKWANEPINLELLEEVKEILKPVHRLTWENS is encoded by the coding sequence ATGGAAAAAAGAAAACTAGGTAAAACAGATATGGAATTGTCCACTTTAAGTTTTGGAGCTTCTTCATTAGGTGGTGTGTTTCACGATATTGATCAGAGCGAAGCAGTAAGAACTGTACACGAGGCGGTTGATAATGGAATGAATTTTATTGATGTATCGCCATATTATGGATATACAAAAGCGGAAACGGTTTTAGGAAAAGCTTTAAAAACCATGGATCGTTCTTCTTATTACCTATCAACTAAAGTTGGACGATTTGGTCTTAACAACGAAAACCATTGGGATTATTCTGCAAAAAGAACAATGGAAAGTATCGACGAAAGTTTAACAAGAATGAATGTTGATTATGTTGATATTTTAAATGTTCATGATGTTGAGTTTAGTGATGTTAATCAGGTAATTAATGAAACTCTTCCAACTTTACAGAAAATTGTAGAGCAAGGAAAAGCTAGATATGTTGGAATTACCGGACTTCCTTTAGAATTATTGCAAAAAGTTATTAAGCAGGTTGGACCAGGAGTTGTCGATTCAATTCTTTCCTTTTGTCACTATTCTATTAACGATGATGCATTATTAGATTATGTGCCTTTTTTCAAAGAAAATAATGTTGGAGTAATTAATGCATCGCCATTAAGTATGGGATTATTATCTCATCGAGGTGCACCAGCATGGCATCCTGCTCCACAAGAATTATTAGATGCTTGTAAAAAGGCTGCAGACTTTTGTGAAAGTAAAGGAGAGAGAATTGAAAAATTGGCTATTCAATATTCTATTGCTCATCCAGATATTACAACTACTCTTGTAAGTTCGGCTAAGCCAAAAAATATTCTGGAAAATATTAAATGGGCTAACGAACCAATCAATTTAGAACTTTTAGAAGAAGTTAAAGAAATCTTGAAACCTGTTCACCGTTTAACCTGGGAGAACTCATAA